TAGTCAAAATTTAAAACCACGGAAAAAGCTtagaagattaaaaaaaaaattcaaattttacgagtttttacatttataatttaaacttttaattttatatcccaaattttaaatttgttataattgtagcatgtttttaaattaatttttatcagatttcaattaatttagaCGATAGATTATGTGTCGTTATTTTTATCACGTAAGTAACttgattaattgaaattaaattttaattaaaattttaaactcttaattatataaaatttctaaattaaaaaattgaaatacttAATTCTctcatatttaaataaaaattttaattgagaattttaggtaattaagagtttaaagtcttcattaaaatttaattcaagttaattaaattgtttatatgataaaaataataatatattgtatgtcaggtaaattaatttaaatatgatcaaaattaatttaaaaaattattataattataataaatttaaagattaagacttttttatttaaaatttaaagtttgaaCCATCGATATAAAAACTTGTCAAATTTAAGTCCTTTTTGTGTCAATAGGCCCAAAAAAATATACTCTTAGAACACCATAGGCCAACAAACAGGAGAGCATCGTATAAAAAACTTGAAAACAGGAAGAGTCCAAAGTCCAAAAGAAACAACACAGGCAACACCAAACTCAAAAAACAAGGGAGACAGATCCTCGCAATTGGAACAAGGGGAGACCATGAGCCACAATAGAAACACCAAAACCAAAAACCAATAGCCAAGACAAAATCCTTCGACCAAAACCCAGCAACAAAGAAACATTGAAAAACAACCCATTAATTTAGAGTTAGCAAAACATGTTTGAGaatccaataaaaaaaaataacataagACAAGAAGACATAGCAGAAAGAGGAAGAAGATTGATAACTGAAACACTACTAAGCATTTTTCCACATTAAATGATTAACTATGAATTCAAGTATTTTGTCTTCAGGCTCAGAGAATTCAAGTATTGATCAGTCCTATATCGCTCTCCCATGGTACAAATTCAATCCTAGTTGCCCACttaaccaaaaaaataaagtaaggaAATATTGCAATGGATTTGCATTGAAAATTTAGCAATTAATAATCAAATATAACGAGGTACAAACTAAAAGGACTTTGCTTGCTGGCTCGATCTTTTACATTTGCCAGCCACAAACTggtctaaaaatatatatatttttgttcaTTTACAGTTAGTGTGAACCCATTTCTCCAACTAAAAACAAACTGGCTTCTAGACTCGAACCATCAGCTTCTACACCAACCGTCAACAAACACCCACATCTTTCTTGCATCTGTTTTCTTCATTTCAAGAATTATAGTTAGAAGAGGTCCTATGATAATTTATCTGCAGGAGAAACACGAACCCTTTTGGTTAAACAACACAAAATGATCAAGCTTTGATCCTCCTCAGTGCCAGGTAAGCCAATAACCTATACCCCACAAACATCAATATTAGGACACTGATACAAAGTCCAGGGCTTATCTGCCCTCCAACATCTTCTTCCAGGAACTTGCAGCTTGCTTTCTCACTGATTTTATGGTGGGAGCAACCTAGTATTGCTGAAAGTTGCTTCCCTTCACCATACTGGACACTAATAAGCAGCCTATAGCTGTAATATGTAGTTGAAATGTACTTGATCCAAGCCACACAAGATGGTACCTTATGCACATAAAATCCTCCAGTTAGTACAAATGCAAGCATTATTACTGTTACTATAGTTGAAGCTTGCTTAGCATCCATTATAGCTGCTCCAAAGGCAAGGCCAAGTCCCTGAGAGACGAGCACGTAGCTGAGCAGAACCACCAGAGTCAGGAGAAAAGATCCCAGTTCAGGTTTTAATCCAGCCATCCAATAAGCCACGGTTAGAAAAATGGTTGGGAGGATGAGCTCCATTGGCAAGTCTCCGACTATTCGCGACATGAAATAGGAAGAAAGAGTGTACATACCCGAGGCTCGTTCCTTCATGAAGATAGCTCTTTCTTGTGGGAAGGCAAACACCGAGTTAAAAGAAGGGAAGACTCCCCAGAAGATTGACATGAAGAAGAGGAGACCTAGTCGATCTTGAATGTCTCGAAAATTTGAGTGCCACCACATTAGACCGGCTAATAATGCAGCTGTGATTACTTGGAAGACTCTAAGAGTATTGAATGATTCGTGCTTTCTTTCTTTGAGGCTTCTGCGAAGAAGAATGCTGAATTGGTTAAACCATGTGGCAAAGCCAATTCTGTCGCAGCATCTACTTCCTCTGGAAGAATGGCTTCCGCATAAACTTGTCTCTTTTGTTGAAGTAACGGTGGTCTCCATGCAGACAGCTTTTACCTTTGGAGCTAACACATTGTTGTAAGAGGCAATTAGAGATTGTTTTATGTTCGGCATGTCTCTTTCGCTTACACCATCAAGTTGGCAAACACCTGCACAAGATAATTAAGCAAGAGGCTATTATAAATCTGTTCTAAGGATTCATTTTACTTAAGTTTGATCATATACCAtcagaaatcaaataaaatggAATTTAACTTCAATAGCTCCTCATGATTCTCAAGCTGTATAGCACAATACATTTCCCAGCAGAATGTATATACAGAGTTGATTTCTTGGCTATAGGGAGAAAATGTATATATATTGTGTCAATTTCTTGGCCATAGGAAGATTGAAAAACACTTTCCCAGCAGAAAACTCTCTGTTTCTAGCTAAAAAATGAAATATCATTCTATGAAATTCATATCATAAATCTCAAGTCATGGTCCAGATTTGTACTTGtcataattttctttctttatgtATCAACGATGGACATGTAAAACGTAGAACCCATGCAATGGCAAGTTCATAGCAGCATATGGACAAACAAACAACTATGGCATTTTGAAATTTTCTTCCCCACGATCCAGAATGAATTAAATTTCTTGAGTAATGAGGAAAGGTTGAAGGAACTACATGTGTGTGAAAGGCATAAAATATTACAGAATCATAAACATCTGTAAAATTCTAACCAGGCCTTCTTCCTGGAAGCACACATGCATGTGCACATGTGATGCCTTCTTTAGAGGATTAAAAGCACAGGGtgtttgataaattaaaatttttttattccctGAGAATTTGTTCACATTCCCAAGATATTTCCTTAAACAACACTATTCTGAGCATATATTACTCAGCAGGGAAGCAAGAAAGATATGAAAAATCCAAATCTCTGCTGGACCTCAATATAATTCAAGTGTAATATTAGGGAcccaaaagaaaggaaaaaagaaatttttagcTGATAGTACCACATGGAAGGTGGAGAAGCAAAGA
This is a stretch of genomic DNA from Manihot esculenta cultivar AM560-2 chromosome 2, M.esculenta_v8, whole genome shotgun sequence. It encodes these proteins:
- the LOC110608552 gene encoding ABC transporter G family member 25 → MPAFDAVESSSSFSTNNGASLDGPDQSNHVHRDPRDLPSLMVSSCYPITLKFFDVCYRLKIEKKQKGRGSSNIRRILGHGPTQSNQTPSAMIQERTILNGITGMVSPGEILAVLGPSGSGKSTLLNALAGRLQGHGFTGTILANNKKLSKQTLKRTGFVTQDDILYPHLTVRETLIFCSLLRLPKTLSKKEKTSVVESVINELGLKKCENTIIGNSFIRGVSGGERKRVSIAHEMLINPSLLILDEPTSGLDSTAAHKLLLTLGSLAQKGKTIVASMHQPSSRVYQMFNSVLVLSEGRCMYFGKGSEAMGYFESVGFSPSFPMNPADFLLDLANGVCQLDGVSERDMPNIKQSLIASYNNVLAPKVKAVCMETTVTSTKETSLCGSHSSRGSRCCDRIGFATWFNQFSILLRRSLKERKHESFNTLRVFQVITAALLAGLMWWHSNFRDIQDRLGLLFFMSIFWGVFPSFNSVFAFPQERAIFMKERASGMYTLSSYFMSRIVGDLPMELILPTIFLTVAYWMAGLKPELGSFLLTLVVLLSYVLVSQGLGLAFGAAIMDAKQASTIVTVIMLAFVLTGGFYVHKVPSCVAWIKYISTTYYSYRLLISVQYGEGKQLSAILGCSHHKISEKASCKFLEEDVGGQISPGLCISVLILMFVGYRLLAYLALRRIKA